The proteins below are encoded in one region of Thioalkalivibrio sp. K90mix:
- a CDS encoding Na+/H+ antiporter subunit E, whose product MTRVAKHRDATSRAGLNRARARWRRAAWTVLAAAVLWWILAGLDALLEPLALLAVLLAGAASLVLPSGRPLGVRIRAIPGLIGYFLRASFLGGIDIARRALDPKLPIAPDFIEYRADLPHGPPLTLFMAVLSLLPGTLSVRLEGRLLTVHVLDRHGQPEVALRELERRIHAAFEDPRRRKEGGT is encoded by the coding sequence ATGACCCGTGTGGCGAAGCACAGGGACGCAACGAGCCGGGCCGGCCTCAACCGCGCCCGGGCACGCTGGCGGCGGGCAGCCTGGACTGTCCTGGCCGCCGCCGTGCTGTGGTGGATCCTGGCCGGGCTTGATGCCCTGCTGGAACCCCTGGCACTGCTCGCGGTTCTGCTGGCCGGGGCCGCCAGCCTCGTACTGCCCAGCGGTCGCCCCCTCGGCGTCCGAATCCGGGCCATACCGGGCCTGATCGGCTATTTCCTGCGAGCCTCCTTCCTCGGCGGCATCGACATCGCCCGACGCGCACTGGACCCCAAACTGCCCATCGCACCGGACTTCATCGAGTACCGGGCCGACCTTCCGCATGGACCACCTTTGACCCTGTTCATGGCCGTGCTCAGCCTGCTCCCGGGGACCCTCAGCGTTCGCCTCGAGGGGCGCCTGCTGACTGTCCATGTGCTGGATCGCCATGGCCAGCCCGAAGTCGCGCTGCGCGAGCTCGAGCGGCGTATCCACGCGGCCTTCGAGGATCCGCGGCGCCGTAAGGAGGGGGGCACATGA
- a CDS encoding glycosyltransferase family 39 protein gives MSADRLPPGAPWLARHYGAVLLTALAAKILIAWTLPITGDEAYFLIWGQHPDPGYYDHPPMVGWWLSLVLAISDHPLAIRALGIAVSMAPALLILALWRRQDPVRARLVSLIALFVPLLFIAVLTATDTPLLLFGLLATGLTWHALRTGRPGWFLLAGFVLGLAFLSKYFAVLLGIALGLHILLFAPRHWRGLLLIILGVVPAVALNLYWNWDNCWYNVMFNIVNRHGGDGIDPTNLLAYAAMLVYVFTPWLLWFIAREFRALGPGIREHHLDVFLSAGLIPLAVFALLAPFKSIGLHWLAVFVPFLLLPALFLSTRALNISAWLSAILAGVHAAVLLTIALMPVEWLEDHGRYADAVYYLAPESVAEAVNEYEPDWHVFTRSYSRSAVLAYYAGRDVGVLGSGSHYGRQDDLLTDFRALDGENLLYVATRGEVDPGDLEPFFDEVVIRRQPIRGIDWEFAEGHGFRYDAYREQVLTEILADYYAIPAWLPEGRCDFTDRYSP, from the coding sequence ATGAGTGCCGATCGCCTGCCTCCCGGCGCGCCCTGGCTCGCGCGCCACTACGGTGCGGTGCTGCTGACCGCCCTGGCCGCCAAGATCCTGATCGCCTGGACCCTGCCGATCACGGGCGATGAGGCGTACTTCCTGATCTGGGGGCAGCACCCCGATCCTGGCTACTACGACCATCCCCCGATGGTTGGCTGGTGGCTGAGCCTGGTGCTCGCGATCTCGGACCACCCGCTCGCGATCCGGGCGCTGGGGATCGCCGTATCCATGGCCCCCGCCCTGCTGATCCTTGCGCTGTGGCGCCGGCAGGACCCGGTTCGGGCGCGGCTGGTCTCGCTGATCGCCCTGTTCGTGCCGCTGCTGTTCATCGCGGTACTGACCGCCACGGACACCCCGCTGCTCCTGTTCGGCCTGCTGGCCACCGGTCTGACCTGGCACGCGCTGCGCACCGGGCGTCCGGGCTGGTTCCTGCTGGCGGGATTCGTGCTGGGCCTGGCCTTCCTGTCGAAGTACTTCGCGGTGCTGCTCGGGATTGCGCTGGGGCTGCACATCCTGCTGTTCGCGCCGCGCCACTGGCGCGGACTGCTGCTGATCATCCTCGGTGTCGTGCCGGCGGTGGCCCTGAACCTGTACTGGAACTGGGACAACTGCTGGTACAACGTGATGTTCAACATCGTGAACCGGCATGGCGGCGACGGGATCGACCCGACCAACCTGCTCGCCTACGCGGCGATGCTGGTCTACGTTTTCACCCCCTGGCTGCTGTGGTTCATCGCCCGCGAGTTCCGCGCGCTGGGCCCCGGCATCCGCGAACATCACCTTGACGTCTTCCTGAGCGCCGGACTGATCCCGCTCGCGGTGTTCGCCCTGCTGGCGCCGTTCAAGAGCATCGGCCTGCACTGGCTGGCGGTGTTCGTACCCTTCCTGCTGCTGCCCGCCCTGTTCCTGAGCACCCGCGCACTGAACATCAGCGCCTGGCTCTCGGCCATCCTGGCCGGCGTACACGCAGCCGTACTCCTGACCATCGCGCTAATGCCCGTGGAATGGCTCGAGGACCACGGGCGCTACGCCGATGCGGTCTACTATCTCGCCCCGGAGTCCGTGGCCGAGGCCGTGAACGAATACGAGCCGGACTGGCACGTATTCACGCGCAGCTATTCGCGCTCCGCCGTACTCGCCTACTACGCCGGACGCGACGTCGGGGTACTCGGCTCCGGCTCGCACTACGGCCGTCAGGACGACCTGCTGACCGACTTCCGCGCCCTGGACGGCGAGAACCTGCTGTACGTCGCGACCCGCGGCGAGGTCGACCCGGGCGACCTGGAACCCTTCTTCGACGAGGTCGTGATCCGCCGCCAGCCGATCCGCGGGATCGACTGGGAATTCGCCGAAGGCCACGGATTTCGCTATGACGCCTACCGCGAGCAGGTCCTGACCGAGATCCTGGCCGACTACTACGCCATCCCCGCCTGGCTCCCCGAAGGCCGCTGCGACTTCACCGATCGCTACAGCCCGTAA
- a CDS encoding DMT family transporter, whose translation MAFFLGLLTALGFGAGDFFGGLASRRIPALVVACYSQFLATGALLLIAVPLAGLPGPQALIWGGASGLALALGLLAYYRGLAEGSMGLVAAITGVISALVPLGVGLALGERPGVLALVGIAAIVVAIGMISGGARKASPRRLDQPVRGLIALARGEHPVKGLLDAVIAGVCFGLVFVFLDQAQAGSPLWPVVATSAVGALTLALVMLVLRPERGMSRSTFVLLALAGLFQAAATLAFVVAVRMGLLSIIAVAGALSPAPTALMARLFQAERMSRVQLAGFVFALLGIVLIVWAGPA comes from the coding sequence ATGGCCTTTTTCCTCGGACTCCTGACGGCGCTCGGGTTTGGCGCTGGGGATTTCTTTGGTGGCCTGGCCTCGCGCCGAATCCCCGCGCTCGTGGTGGCCTGCTATTCGCAGTTCCTGGCCACCGGCGCGCTGCTGCTGATCGCCGTTCCGCTTGCGGGGCTGCCGGGCCCGCAGGCGTTGATCTGGGGGGGTGCCTCCGGGCTGGCGCTGGCGCTGGGCCTTCTCGCCTATTATCGCGGGCTGGCCGAGGGCTCGATGGGCCTGGTGGCGGCGATTACTGGTGTGATCTCCGCTCTGGTGCCGCTGGGGGTGGGCCTGGCCCTCGGTGAGCGGCCGGGCGTGCTGGCGCTGGTCGGCATTGCCGCCATCGTGGTGGCCATCGGCATGATCTCGGGCGGGGCGCGCAAGGCCAGCCCGCGGCGTCTGGATCAACCCGTTCGTGGCCTGATTGCGCTGGCGCGGGGTGAGCATCCGGTCAAGGGGCTGCTGGACGCCGTGATCGCCGGGGTCTGCTTCGGCCTGGTCTTCGTGTTTCTCGATCAGGCCCAGGCCGGATCACCGTTGTGGCCCGTGGTGGCCACCTCGGCGGTCGGGGCCCTGACGCTTGCCCTTGTCATGCTGGTCTTGCGGCCCGAACGCGGGATGAGCCGCTCCACCTTCGTGCTGCTGGCGCTGGCGGGGCTGTTCCAGGCGGCAGCGACCCTGGCCTTTGTCGTGGCCGTACGCATGGGACTGCTGTCGATCATTGCGGTGGCCGGGGCGCTGTCGCCCGCGCCGACCGCGCTGATGGCCCGCCTGTTTCAGGCCGAGCGTATGTCGCGTGTGCAACTGGCAGGCTTCGTGTTCGCCCTGCTCGGGATCGTGCTGATCGTCTGGGCGGGTCCAGCGTAG
- a CDS encoding lysylphosphatidylglycerol synthase transmembrane domain-containing protein, producing the protein MSAVLLSGWRMRAVMLSVIAAVVLYLGVALWAGAAEVWHALALVGIGGLLLALSLSLVNYSLRFTRWQLYLRRLGHHVPLRRSAHIYLAGFALTTTPGKAGEALRGVLLKRRHVPYPDSLAAFVSERLSDLIAVVLLSMLGFTLVAQGGWLILAGASAVALALVILSWRRPLARLQTWTDRPGQRLWRTVHHLATILLQARRCHRPTLLAGATILSVVAWSAEALAFWWILNAMGFEASFAFAAFVFALAMLAGALSFLPGGLGGTEAVMVGLLLLHDMPAADAVAATMLIRFTTLWFAVILGLMALGTNPEARGREQPEATA; encoded by the coding sequence ATGAGTGCGGTCCTGCTGTCCGGCTGGCGCATGCGGGCCGTGATGCTATCCGTCATCGCGGCCGTTGTGCTGTATCTCGGGGTTGCGCTGTGGGCGGGGGCCGCCGAGGTCTGGCATGCCCTCGCGCTGGTGGGGATCGGGGGCCTGCTGCTGGCCCTGTCGCTCTCATTGGTGAACTACTCGCTGCGTTTCACACGCTGGCAGCTCTATCTGCGCCGGCTGGGTCACCACGTGCCCCTGCGCAGGAGCGCCCACATCTACCTGGCGGGCTTTGCCCTGACCACCACACCCGGAAAGGCCGGCGAGGCCCTGCGCGGCGTATTGCTGAAGCGACGCCATGTTCCCTATCCCGACAGCTTGGCGGCCTTCGTCAGCGAGCGTCTGTCCGATCTGATCGCGGTCGTGCTGCTGTCGATGCTGGGCTTCACCCTGGTGGCCCAGGGTGGCTGGCTGATCCTCGCCGGGGCCAGTGCGGTGGCGCTCGCGCTGGTCATCCTGTCGTGGCGCCGACCACTCGCACGACTGCAGACGTGGACGGACCGGCCCGGCCAGCGCCTGTGGCGGACCGTTCATCACCTGGCGACTATCCTGCTGCAGGCCCGGCGCTGCCACCGCCCCACCCTGCTGGCCGGGGCGACCATTCTGAGTGTGGTCGCCTGGAGCGCGGAGGCGCTCGCCTTCTGGTGGATCCTCAACGCAATGGGCTTCGAGGCCAGCTTTGCCTTCGCCGCATTCGTGTTTGCGCTGGCGATGCTGGCCGGCGCGCTGAGCTTCCTGCCCGGCGGGCTCGGCGGGACCGAGGCCGTGATGGTCGGCCTGTTGCTGCTGCACGACATGCCCGCGGCCGATGCGGTCGCCGCCACCATGCTGATCCGCTTCACCACCCTGTGGTTCGCGGTCATCCTGGGCCTGATGGCCCTGGGCACCAACCCCGAGGCTCGCGGCCGCGAACAACCGGAGGCCACGGCATGA
- a CDS encoding SDR family oxidoreductase gives MNRLQSVVILGATSAIATAVARELAEHGARLFLVARDGERLEPLLQDLRVRGDDASGTRILGTTADLADIDAHADVWAQAREALSDNIDAVLLAWGTLPDQEACNTSVATTLEAIHVNGTSAIAFLACIAPDFEQRGRGVIAAIGSVAGDRGRQSNYVYGTAKGMLATYLQGLRNRLFFSGVDVVTIKPGFVRTPMTEGFNRAGALWAEPDTVARGIVKAMRRGRDVAYLPWIWWGIMTVIRLIPEYLFKRLKL, from the coding sequence ATGAACCGTTTGCAGTCTGTCGTGATCCTCGGCGCCACCTCGGCGATCGCCACCGCCGTCGCGCGCGAACTCGCCGAGCACGGGGCCCGACTGTTTCTGGTCGCGCGCGACGGCGAGCGCCTGGAGCCCCTGCTGCAGGATCTGCGCGTACGCGGCGACGATGCCTCCGGCACGCGCATCCTCGGCACGACGGCCGACCTGGCGGACATCGACGCCCACGCGGATGTTTGGGCGCAGGCCCGCGAAGCGCTGAGCGATAACATCGATGCGGTGCTGCTGGCCTGGGGCACGCTGCCGGATCAGGAGGCCTGCAACACGTCGGTCGCGACCACACTGGAGGCGATCCATGTGAACGGCACCAGCGCCATCGCCTTCCTGGCCTGCATCGCACCCGACTTCGAGCAGCGCGGCCGTGGCGTGATCGCCGCCATCGGCTCGGTCGCCGGCGACCGCGGGCGTCAGAGCAACTACGTCTACGGCACCGCCAAGGGCATGCTGGCCACCTATCTCCAGGGGCTGCGCAACCGGCTGTTCTTCAGCGGCGTGGATGTGGTCACGATCAAGCCGGGTTTCGTGCGCACCCCGATGACCGAGGGCTTCAACCGCGCCGGCGCGCTGTGGGCGGAGCCCGATACGGTCGCGCGCGGGATCGTCAAGGCCATGCGCCGCGGCCGCGATGTCGCCTACCTGCCCTGGATCTGGTGGGGCATCATGACCGTGATCCGCCTCATCCCCGAATACCTGTTCAAACGCCTGAAGCTGTAA
- a CDS encoding sigma-54 dependent transcriptional regulator, whose product MNGSFLRSVDGGTFLPRGDSDESRYALQRACATAMVREVAWVDGGGGAGESMPSFSDAWTLWRVPGPGGVTEGTLSKVRVGLVDLGSPIPNWVTEFVHTHQHVKWIALVHPDLLLRDDVRELIRESCYDFHTLPFDQARLEITLGRACGMAALEARPTRPNQDAESDHIPIVGHSPAMQGLARQIERVAGSEAPVLFQGESGTGKELAALAVHRHSRRANGPFVAVNCGALPAQLIQSELFGHEAGAFTGAGRRKIGQFELAHGGTLLLDEIGDLSLELQVNLLRFLQEGTLVRVGGLQPIKVDVRVLAATHVALDEAVESGRFREDLYYRLNVIQLDVPPLRERGTDLKELARFYFEQFRSQNPRLRGFTQAAWQAMYAHAWPGNVRELVNRVRRAVTMAEGRLIRPEDLGLAASGNAEKPQTLAQARSTAERELLIKVLGQCDNNVSRAARQLGVGRMTLYRLLDKYGLRSNAP is encoded by the coding sequence TTGAATGGTTCCTTTTTGCGGTCGGTGGATGGCGGGACTTTCCTGCCCCGGGGGGATTCCGACGAATCGCGTTATGCACTGCAGCGCGCCTGTGCGACTGCGATGGTGCGCGAGGTGGCATGGGTAGACGGTGGCGGCGGCGCGGGGGAATCGATGCCGAGCTTCTCCGATGCCTGGACGCTGTGGCGCGTCCCGGGGCCGGGTGGGGTAACGGAGGGGACACTCAGCAAGGTGCGTGTTGGGCTTGTCGACCTGGGCAGCCCCATCCCGAACTGGGTGACCGAGTTTGTACACACTCATCAGCATGTGAAGTGGATCGCGCTCGTTCACCCGGATCTATTACTGCGCGACGACGTTCGCGAGCTGATCCGCGAGTCCTGTTACGACTTTCATACCCTGCCATTCGACCAGGCGCGCCTTGAAATCACGCTGGGACGGGCATGCGGCATGGCGGCGCTGGAAGCGCGGCCCACTCGTCCCAATCAGGATGCCGAGTCGGACCATATTCCCATCGTTGGGCATAGCCCGGCGATGCAGGGACTGGCCCGCCAGATCGAGCGCGTCGCGGGCTCCGAGGCACCGGTGCTCTTTCAGGGCGAGAGCGGCACCGGCAAGGAACTGGCTGCGCTGGCGGTGCACCGACATTCACGAAGGGCGAACGGGCCTTTTGTGGCAGTGAACTGCGGGGCATTGCCGGCGCAGCTGATCCAGTCGGAACTGTTTGGCCACGAGGCAGGCGCCTTTACCGGGGCGGGTCGACGCAAGATCGGGCAGTTCGAGCTGGCGCATGGCGGCACGCTGCTGCTGGACGAGATTGGCGATCTCAGCCTGGAGCTACAGGTCAATCTGCTGCGTTTCCTGCAAGAGGGAACGCTGGTGCGGGTCGGCGGGTTGCAGCCTATCAAGGTGGATGTGCGCGTGCTCGCGGCGACCCATGTCGCGCTGGACGAGGCCGTCGAGAGCGGTCGTTTCCGCGAGGACCTCTACTACCGCCTGAATGTCATCCAGCTGGATGTGCCCCCGTTGCGAGAGCGGGGCACGGATCTGAAAGAACTCGCGCGCTTCTATTTCGAACAGTTCCGCAGCCAGAACCCTCGGCTGCGCGGCTTTACCCAGGCCGCGTGGCAGGCGATGTATGCACATGCCTGGCCCGGAAACGTACGCGAGCTGGTGAACCGGGTGCGGCGGGCGGTGACGATGGCGGAGGGACGCCTGATTCGGCCGGAGGATCTGGGACTGGCCGCTTCGGGCAATGCCGAGAAGCCGCAAACGCTGGCCCAGGCGCGCTCGACCGCCGAACGGGAATTGCTGATCAAGGTGCTGGGCCAGTGCGACAACAATGTCTCGCGGGCCGCGCGCCAGTTGGGGGTGGGCCGGATGACGCTCTACCGCCTGCTCGACAAGTACGGGCTGCGTTCCAATGCGCCCTGA
- a CDS encoding FAD-binding oxidoreductase, which yields MTTSWNRIPRVAHAAEVTLNRRGQPLPGASHPLLAYGLGRSYGDVCLNPGGSLLHTRDLDRFIAFDPDTGRITAEAGLTLDDLLRFAVPRGWFVPVVPGTRFVTLGGAVANDVHGKNHHHAGSFGEHVRAMTLRRSAGECLEVTPDDTPDWFAATVGGLGLTGLIETVTLQLVPVRTPWMRAWSQRFDSLDEFWELDARAEREWPYTVAWIDCLNPGPRGEVGRGIYSGARHATTAPARSQYREPRRAIPLDPPVSLVNRVTLRLFNQLYYRQSVHPTARAVHHLPWLFPLDAIRHWNRIYGYKGFYQYQCVLPPHAQKDGMQALLDAVAASGQGSFLAVLKRFGDRAGPGMLSFPRPGATLALDFPERGNETEHLFRRLDHIVQEAGGALYPAKDARMSPDLFRSGFPRWEEFASFVDPEFSSGFWRRVTK from the coding sequence ATGACCACGAGCTGGAACCGCATCCCGCGTGTCGCGCACGCCGCCGAGGTCACGCTGAACCGGCGCGGCCAGCCCCTGCCCGGGGCTTCACACCCACTGCTGGCCTACGGCCTCGGCCGCAGCTACGGCGACGTCTGCCTGAATCCCGGCGGGAGCCTGCTGCATACTCGCGACCTTGATCGCTTCATCGCCTTCGATCCCGATACGGGCCGCATCACCGCCGAGGCCGGCCTGACCCTGGACGACTTGCTGCGCTTCGCGGTCCCGCGCGGCTGGTTCGTGCCGGTGGTACCCGGCACGCGCTTTGTCACGCTCGGAGGCGCGGTGGCCAACGACGTGCACGGCAAGAACCACCACCATGCCGGCAGCTTCGGCGAGCACGTCCGCGCCATGACCCTGCGCCGCTCGGCCGGCGAATGCCTCGAGGTGACCCCCGACGACACCCCGGACTGGTTCGCCGCGACCGTCGGCGGGCTCGGGCTGACGGGCCTGATCGAGACGGTCACGCTGCAGCTCGTGCCCGTACGCACGCCCTGGATGCGCGCGTGGTCGCAGCGCTTCGACAGCCTGGACGAGTTCTGGGAGCTGGACGCCCGGGCCGAGCGCGAATGGCCCTACACCGTCGCCTGGATCGACTGCCTGAACCCGGGCCCGCGCGGCGAGGTCGGGCGCGGCATCTACAGCGGGGCGCGCCACGCCACCACCGCACCGGCGCGCAGCCAATACCGGGAGCCCCGCCGTGCCATACCGCTGGACCCGCCGGTTTCACTGGTCAACCGGGTGACCCTGCGGCTGTTCAACCAGCTCTATTACCGCCAATCCGTACACCCGACCGCCCGCGCCGTCCATCACCTGCCCTGGCTTTTTCCGCTGGACGCGATCCGCCACTGGAACCGCATCTACGGGTACAAGGGCTTTTACCAGTACCAGTGCGTGCTGCCCCCGCATGCGCAAAAGGACGGCATGCAGGCGTTGCTCGACGCCGTGGCCGCCAGCGGCCAGGGCTCGTTCCTCGCCGTGCTCAAGCGCTTCGGGGATCGCGCGGGGCCGGGCATGCTGTCATTCCCCCGTCCTGGGGCGACCCTGGCGCTGGACTTCCCCGAACGCGGCAACGAGACCGAGCACCTGTTCCGGCGCCTGGACCACATCGTGCAGGAGGCCGGCGGCGCGCTGTACCCGGCCAAGGATGCGCGCATGTCACCCGACCTGTTCCGCAGCGGCTTTCCCCGCTGGGAGGAGTTCGCTAGCTTTGTCGACCCCGAATTCTCCTCCGGCTTCTGGCGCAGGGTGACCAAATGA
- a CDS encoding monovalent cation/H(+) antiporter subunit G, whose translation MIANTLTVILILAGLVFFAAGTAGLLRFPDVYSRLHALTKADNVGLGLVILGLMLQAGGPADILKLFLIWVLVLAAGTTAAHMVAQRTWTHGEFESDR comes from the coding sequence ATGATCGCTAACACCCTGACCGTGATCCTGATCCTCGCCGGACTGGTGTTCTTCGCGGCCGGCACGGCCGGGCTGCTGCGCTTCCCGGATGTCTACTCCCGCCTGCACGCGCTGACCAAGGCGGACAATGTCGGGCTGGGCCTGGTCATCCTTGGCCTGATGCTGCAGGCCGGCGGGCCGGCGGACATCCTCAAGCTGTTCCTGATCTGGGTACTGGTCCTGGCGGCCGGCACCACGGCCGCGCACATGGTGGCGCAACGCACCTGGACCCACGGGGAATTCGAGTCCGACCGATGA
- a CDS encoding HAD family hydrolase: MTAPQRIVLFDFDGTLTRRDSLFPFLRFALGTPRFVAALPGCLPTLAGFARGRIANQVAKEAVLQRMIGGASLDDLQARGHAFADRVLDRLLRPAGMERLQHHQAAGDTCVLVSASLDLWLQPWAERHGLADVICSRLAVDEHGRVSGHLDGTNCQGAAKPAAIASWLGRFDPHTPVDLYAAYGDSAGDEPMLQMVTTGYRLRGGRFEPIQTDTHKA, encoded by the coding sequence ATGACGGCGCCGCAACGCATCGTGCTGTTCGACTTCGACGGGACCCTGACCCGACGCGACAGCCTGTTCCCGTTCCTGCGCTTCGCGCTGGGTACGCCGCGCTTTGTCGCGGCCCTGCCCGGCTGCCTGCCGACCCTGGCGGGCTTCGCGCGCGGCCGCATCGCCAACCAGGTCGCCAAGGAGGCCGTGCTCCAGCGGATGATCGGCGGCGCATCCCTGGACGATCTGCAGGCCCGGGGCCATGCCTTCGCGGATCGCGTGCTGGACCGCCTGCTGCGACCGGCCGGCATGGAACGCCTGCAACACCATCAGGCGGCCGGCGACACCTGCGTGCTGGTCTCGGCCTCGCTGGATCTGTGGCTGCAGCCCTGGGCCGAGCGCCATGGCCTGGCCGACGTGATCTGCTCGCGCCTGGCGGTCGACGAGCACGGCCGCGTCAGCGGGCATCTGGACGGAACCAACTGCCAGGGCGCGGCCAAGCCCGCCGCGATCGCCAGCTGGCTGGGTCGCTTTGACCCGCACACGCCCGTCGACCTCTACGCCGCCTACGGCGACAGCGCGGGGGACGAACCCATGCTGCAGATGGTCACCACGGGTTACCGACTGCGGGGCGGCCGCTTCGAGCCAATCCAGACGGACACGCACAAGGCATGA
- a CDS encoding monovalent cation/H+ antiporter complex subunit F, with amino-acid sequence MSAFYLGAALFLLATILLGLIRVLRGPGSGDRMLAAQLFGTTGVTILLLLSLTLETPALVDVALVFALLAVVAAVAFVRQHGLPEPSGTPIHQRHGQKKEPDDDR; translated from the coding sequence ATGAGCGCGTTCTATCTGGGCGCGGCGCTGTTCCTGCTGGCGACCATTCTCCTGGGCCTGATTCGCGTGTTGCGCGGCCCCGGCTCCGGCGACCGCATGCTGGCCGCCCAGCTGTTCGGGACTACCGGGGTCACCATCCTGCTGTTGCTGTCACTGACGCTGGAGACCCCGGCACTGGTCGACGTCGCGCTGGTCTTCGCATTGCTGGCGGTGGTGGCTGCGGTCGCGTTCGTCCGCCAGCACGGCCTGCCGGAACCCTCGGGCACGCCCATCCATCAGCGCCACGGCCAGAAAAAGGAGCCGGACGATGATCGCTAA
- a CDS encoding decaprenyl-phosphate phosphoribosyltransferase — MLQPLIKLLRPHQYIKNGFVLLGVVFAHEWEPAMLLAAGVAFIAFCAIASAVYVLNDIVDVEADRQHPVKCNRPIASGAIPVGTAWAIFATLVVVALVLAAMVSTGVTALVLAYLVLNVAYSWWLKHVVILDVFSISAGFMLRILAGTLGLGIEPSQWLLLCGLMLTLFLGFAKRRAELADTAIERSPEREGPRRVLNDYSVGLVDQFIAISAACTVLSYGLYTVSAQTIDLHGTDGLIYTLPFVIYGIFRYLFLLHARGGGNDTSRDLVTDPHLLATVAVWLGVTIAVLA; from the coding sequence ATGCTTCAGCCACTGATCAAACTGCTGCGGCCGCACCAGTACATCAAGAACGGGTTTGTCCTGCTGGGCGTCGTATTCGCCCACGAGTGGGAACCGGCGATGCTGCTGGCCGCGGGGGTCGCCTTTATCGCCTTCTGTGCGATTGCGAGTGCGGTGTATGTGCTGAACGACATCGTCGATGTCGAGGCCGACCGCCAGCACCCGGTCAAGTGCAACCGGCCCATCGCCAGCGGGGCAATCCCGGTCGGGACGGCCTGGGCGATCTTCGCCACACTGGTGGTGGTCGCCCTCGTACTGGCGGCCATGGTCAGCACCGGCGTGACCGCCCTAGTGCTTGCCTACCTGGTGCTGAACGTCGCCTACTCCTGGTGGTTGAAGCATGTCGTCATCCTGGATGTGTTCAGCATCTCGGCGGGCTTCATGCTGCGCATCCTGGCCGGCACGCTCGGGCTCGGGATCGAGCCCTCGCAGTGGCTGCTGCTGTGCGGCCTGATGCTCACACTGTTTCTCGGCTTCGCCAAGCGCCGCGCGGAACTGGCGGATACCGCAATCGAGCGCTCTCCCGAACGGGAAGGCCCGCGCCGCGTACTCAATGACTACAGCGTGGGCCTGGTGGACCAGTTCATCGCGATCAGCGCGGCCTGCACAGTCCTGTCGTACGGGCTCTACACGGTCAGTGCCCAGACGATCGACCTGCACGGCACGGATGGACTGATCTACACGCTGCCGTTCGTGATCTACGGCATCTTCCGCTACCTGTTCCTGCTGCACGCCCGTGGTGGCGGCAACGACACCTCGCGCGACCTGGTCACCGACCCGCACCTGCTCGCAACGGTTGCCGTCTGGCTGGGCGTCACCATCGCCGTACTCGCATGA
- a CDS encoding invasion associated locus B family protein, with translation MKPYLAFAGALLLAIPGLTLAQAQTDPQMEEQMQQQEPETTTYQDWEVACIEVQGGERCRMQQTLQIQDEQAQGAYLQASLFRDGDSYIIEILLPLGVDLRPGILMQVDEDGEEIEAPYIACVEQGCVAGHELTESQFSAMRGGSALTVGFWPLHGDQPLAFDVSLMGFTDASERL, from the coding sequence ATGAAGCCTTACCTGGCATTCGCTGGTGCGCTGCTGCTGGCCATCCCGGGCCTGACCCTGGCCCAGGCCCAGACCGACCCGCAGATGGAAGAGCAGATGCAGCAGCAGGAGCCGGAGACCACGACCTACCAGGACTGGGAGGTCGCCTGCATTGAGGTTCAGGGCGGCGAGCGCTGCCGTATGCAGCAGACCCTGCAGATCCAGGACGAGCAGGCGCAGGGCGCCTACCTGCAGGCCTCGCTGTTCCGCGATGGCGACAGCTACATCATCGAGATCCTGCTGCCGCTGGGCGTGGATCTGCGCCCCGGCATCCTGATGCAGGTCGATGAGGACGGCGAGGAGATCGAGGCCCCCTACATCGCCTGTGTGGAGCAGGGCTGCGTGGCAGGCCATGAGCTCACGGAAAGCCAGTTCAGCGCGATGCGTGGTGGTAGTGCGCTGACAGTCGGCTTCTGGCCGCTGCATGGCGACCAGCCGCTGGCCTTCGACGTCTCGCTGATGGGCTTCACTGACGCCAGCGAGCGGCTCTAG
- a CDS encoding DUF4870 domain-containing protein: MSEGTRPEVEPSDVSRPVPGPRKERTMVTVVYVLYLVSFLTALTAIAGLIIAYIKRNDGDAVSDTHFTYQIRTFWIGLLGVIVGAVLTPIGIGFLVLLFMIVWLLVRCIKGLLANNEDRSIEQPETWLW; the protein is encoded by the coding sequence GTGAGCGAAGGAACACGACCGGAAGTCGAACCGAGCGATGTGAGCCGCCCCGTGCCGGGTCCGCGCAAGGAGCGCACGATGGTGACTGTGGTGTACGTACTGTATCTGGTCAGCTTTCTGACCGCGCTCACCGCGATCGCCGGTTTGATTATTGCTTACATCAAGCGCAACGATGGGGACGCGGTCAGCGACACGCATTTTACCTACCAGATTCGTACATTCTGGATTGGCTTGCTCGGCGTGATCGTAGGGGCTGTTTTGACCCCGATCGGTATTGGATTCCTGGTCTTGCTGTTCATGATCGTCTGGCTTTTGGTGCGTTGCATCAAGGGTCTGCTGGCGAATAACGAAGACCGGTCGATCGAGCAGCCGGAGACCTGGCTGTGGTGA